GCAATCATCTCCCTCCTGACCGTCGTTCAAAGTCCACTCGTCTTGGCTCAAGGTAGTATCGATCAGACGGTGAATGAAGGATTTTCATGGGCAACGGGGTGGTTTGTAAGCCTGATTTTTGCGCCACTCCCCGGTACCAGCTTCCCCTGGATCGTGCTCTGGCTGGTCACAGGGGCCACCATCTTCACACTCTATTTCGGGTTCATTCAATTCCGCGCTATCAAGCACTCGATATCCTTGGTTAAAGGCGATTACGCCGACCCGCAGGACGCGGGAGAAGTTTCCCACTTTCAGGCCCTGGCCACGGCACTGTCAGGCACTGTCGGTTTAGGTAATATTGCCGGTGTCGCGGTCGCTGTTGGCATTGGCGGTCCTGGAGCGACCTTCTGGATGATTCTTGCCGGTCTGATGGGAATGGCGTCGAAATTCACCGAATGTACCCTGGGTGTTAAATATCGGAATGAATACCCCGATGGGACGGTGTCTGGTGGTCCCATGTATTATATTTCCAAAGGTTTCAAGGAAAAAGGTATTCCCGGAGGTAAACCTCTAGCAGCCCTGTTTGCCGTCTTTTGTATCCTGGGTTCCTTTGGTGGTGGCAATATGTTCCAGGCGAACCAGGCCCACGCGCAAATCAGCAGCATTGTAGGCAGTTACCCCGGCTGGATCACCGGTGTTATTTTTGCGCTTATCGTTTTTGCGGTCATCGTTGGCGGTATCAAATCCATCGCCAGAGTCACTGAAAAAGTGGTTCCCTTTATGGGGGTTCTATACGTGACTGCAGCACTGATCATCATATTGATGAATATCGATAAAGTAGGTTGGGCTTTTGAACAGATTTTTGTCGGTGCCTTCACTGGGCTAGGGATTGCCGGCGGTCTGGTTGGCGCACTCATTCAGGGTTTTAAGCGTGCAGCTTTCTCAAACGAAGCCGGCGTAGGCTCTGCCGCCATTGCCCACTCAGCAGTACGAACCAAAGAACCCATTACCGAGGGTTTGGTGTCTCTGCTTGAGCCGTTTATTGATACTGTGGTGATTTGCACGATGACCGCTCTGGTGATTATTATCACCGGCCAGCTCACTTCAGATCCTGCTACCGGGCTCTATCTGGTTGGCGACAACGGACATATCATAACCGCCGACGGCTCTTCTGGGGTTGCACTCACCTCGGCTGCGTTTGCATCGGCACTGAGCTGGTTTCCCTATGTACTAGCGGTCGCTGTTGTACTGTTTGCCTTCTCCACCATGATCAGCTGGTCGTATTATGGATTAAAAGCCTGGACCTACCTGTTTGGGGAAGGTAAAAACACGGAGTTAGTGTTTAAGTTACTGTTCTGTGTTTTTGTGGTTATCGGCGCCGCAGCCAACCTTGGCCCAGTTATTGATTTCTCGGATGCCGCTATATTCGCTATGGCCGTAGTCAATATCATCGGTCTCTACTTTTTGATGTCGCTGGTTAAGGACGACTTACACTCGTACTTGTCCCGCTTAAAAAGCGGTGAAATCAAACGATTCAAGCACTGATCTAATCCCATACCATCGCAGAACTTGTGGCGGTATGGGCTTTATCATTCAAGTCCGCTTAAAAAGCGTCGAGAGCTAGATGATTTGTTAAATAGAGGTGCTGTTCGGGAGGGATTATTCGTCGCCAGCGCCTCACCCCTTCGGGGCCGCCGTCGTACCTCCGGCGTTATCTCGCTGCGCTCGGTTCGAACCGGTGGGTTCTTATCAACGCCCTCATCGCTGCCGTTGATCCATAAAAAAGCCCGCTAAAAAGCGTCGAGATATAGATGATTTGATAAGTACTGGTGCTGTTCGGTCGGGATTATTCGTCGCCAGCGCCTCACCCCTTCGGGGCCGCCGTAGAATCTCCGGCGTTGTCTCGCTGCGCTCGGTTCGAACCGGAGGGTTCTTATCAACGCCCTCATCGCTGCCGTTGATCCATAAAAAAGCCCGCTAAAAAGCGTCGAGAGGTAGATGATTTGATAAGTACTGGTGCTGTTCGGGAGGGATTATTCGTCGCCAGCGCCTCACCCCTTCGGGGCCGCCGTCGTACCTCCGGCGTTGCCTCGCTGCGCTCGGTTCGAACCGGAGGGTTCTTATCAACGCCCGCATCGCTGTCGTTGACCCATAAAAAAAGCCCGCTAAAAAGCGGGCTTTTTTTATGGGTTATGGCGGTGAGGGAGGGATTCGAACCCTCGATACCTTGCGGTATACACACTTTCCAGGCGTGCTCCTTCGGCCACTCGGACACCTCACCAACAGGCCGATGCTGGAACAATGATAGATGCTCCGACAACAGCGGGCGCTACTCTATAACAACTCCCATGCAAAGGCAAACCGACAGGAATACAAAGCTTGGAGCTGGGTATTTTTTAACCAAAGACACCTGCAAAGCTGTTACCAATGTATCAACATAATCCCTTGGTTAAGACAGCTGGGAAAAATACTCGGGCACCAAATCGCTGGCCAGGCCGTTACGTTGCTCGCTAAAGCCACTGGCCACCTTGGAGGGCTCCAGGTTCAGTTCTACCGTATGAGCACCATGGCGCTGAGCCTCGTCGAAGAAACCGGCGGCCGGATACACATGGCCCGAGGTGCCAATGGCAACGAACAGGTCACATTGCGCCAGTGCTTCGTAGATCCGATCCATATACAACGGAACTTCATTAAACCAGACGATATGAGGCCGCAGACTGCCCTGCTCTTCGCAGCAGTCACAACGATCCTCCATGGTCAGTGGCCCCAGTTGCTCACGTATTGTGCCAGAGCGCTGACAACGGGCTTTGAGCAGCTCACCGTGCATATGCAACAGGGACTGACTGCCTGCGCGCTCATGAAGGTTATCGACGTTTTGCGTCACCAGAAGGAAATCACCCTTAAAGCGGGCCTCAAATTCTGCCAGCGCCTGGTGGGCAGCGTTGGGATGAACATCACCTGACACCAGTTGCTCGCGACGATCGTTATAAAACTGCTGAACCAAACGGGGATTAGCGGCAAAACCTTCCGGAGTCGCAACGTCTTCGATACGGTGATTTTCCCAAAGCCCGTCGGATGCCCTAAAGGTTCGAATGCCCGACTCGGCGGAAATCCCCGCACCCGTCAGAACAACAACCGATTTAAACCGTGTGTTCATAGCTGTTCCCGTTGCGGGTATTCACCCAATTGTGGAAAAAACGGTGTCGAGCATTCGCTACTGCTGATAATTCACCGTGTAACGAAGCTCACTTTCACCGGGAGGCATCTTAAAACGTATCAGGTTTGCAGTAGGTTGCTCTGCATCTTTACCCACAATCAATGCCCGTAGATTATGATCCCGATGCTGCACGTGCAGCCAGACCGCATCGGCCTTGCTATTGAACAGCTTCAATCGCCATTCGACCTGCCCCAGATTACGGTCCAGACGCTGTTGTTGCACCATTTCACGCTCGATCAGAATATCCGAAGCTTCGGCGGCACGTAGCAGTACGCTCTGTTGTTCCCCCCTGGATTCCAGCTGGCCGGAAAGAATCCATTGTAACTGGCCCTTGGCATCTTTATCGAACATACGCAGCTCACCCGCGGGAAGATTTCTGTCGGCCGTAAACTGATACATTTTCCTCGGGTGTTCAGCACGACCCGGTGCGCGCATGCCCATCACATCCAGTTGATAATGATCGGTATATTTCAGATCGTTAAAACTGAGCAGGGTAAACTGCTGCTCCGAGTAGGCGGGCAAATCCAGAGGTTGCTCTACCGGATAAAACTTTAGCTCGCCAATGGCTTCCGGTGCTGCTGATCCGCCACCATCCGCCATGGCAGATTCAGCCATCATCATACGCTTTGGCATACGCGATTGACCTGCACCCGTATCGCCGCTGGCCAGCACCAGTTTTACTCCGGGATAGTCAGTATTCGTCTGGTTGGTCAAGACACTCACCGCCCGACCAGAAATGCGTTGGCGTTTATGATCGACATGCAACTGGTATTGCAGGTGGTAACCAATGCCACGACTGAAATAGCGCAAGCTCAGTCCGTCGCCGCTCTTTGCCTGGCGAAGACGAGCACTCAGCTGAGGAAGAAAACTGCGTTCAGCAAAGTGTTCATCCCGGGTCGCAACCCTCAAACCATTCGGGTCATGCAGATCGACCATGCGCTGAGAACCATTCTCCAGCGTGGCAATGCCGATGCTGCCTTGCCAATCACTCAATACGGCTTTATGCGCGGGTGCTTGCATATCGCCATTCTGGTAAAGCAGCACTGGCTGGCCCAGCAGGCCACGATAAAAATTTTCATTATTCAGGGGTTGGCGCTGCAACTGGATCTGGTCCGCCTGCCCATTCTCACTGCGAATTTGCAAGGTCTCAAACAGCAATTGATCGCTAACGGGTTTAATCGCAATCCGGTGATCACCTTTGGTTAAATCAACTCCGTAGGATTGCTCTATCCAGGCCTGTCCAGGATACAAGGTCATGCGAGTACTGTGCAGGTTTTGTTCGTTCAGGGTTTGGGGTTGTGGTGCCGCAGCAAATAAGGGAGCGGTAACCACGCTTCCCATCAACAACAACGCAGGCAATCCTGTTTTTTTCATACCAATGCATCCCGGGCAGCGCCCTTTTGTACTTGTTGCATATGACGGTGAGCTCGAAACTTCGCCGTCAAACTTTCGATCACGATTAACTGAGCAGGTATCACTAACAATATAAGGAAGGTACCAAAGGCTAATCCAAACACGATGGAGGTTGCCATAGGGATCAGGAACTGAGCCTGCAAAGAGGTTTCAAACAAAATGGGAGTAAGGCCTGCAATGGTGGTCAGGGAGGTTAACAGGACAGCACGTAATCGTTTACAGGCCGCCTCAACAATTGCCTCGGTAATGGTCCACCCCTTCTCTCGTAGCTCATGGTAAAAACTGATCAATACGATGGAATCATTTATCACGATACCGGTCAGGCCAAACACCCCGAATAGTGACAGAATCGTCATATCCAGTCCCATAATCAAATGTCCAAAAATAGCCCCGGTAATACCAAAAGGAATCGCCAGCATGACCGCAATCGGCCAGGAGTAAGAAGAAAAAACCCAGGCCAAAATAATATAGATAAGCAATAACGCCAGCACCAGACCACTCAGCATATCGGCAATGGTTTCCTGCTGTTCGGCGCTGCGTCCTTCAAATTCGATGCGAACACCAAAACGGTCCACCAACTGGGGAAAAGTCCCCTCTTTCATTTGAGCGATAATTTCATCGGCATTTCCGGTATTTTCGTCAACATCGGCGGTCACCAATACCGCAAGCTCACCATCCACCCGGTTTAAATTATCAATTCCCTGACGGCTACTGAACTCCACTACATTATCGAGAAGTTCGGTGCTACCGTTGGGCAAGATAAAGGGCATCTGTCGCAATCGGTTCAGATAGTCCCGGTCAGCATCGGGCAACACCACTCGAACTTCAACCTCGGCATTGGCGTCATGAAAAACCTGCACCAACTGACCATCGAGGGCCGAACGCAATTGACGTCCTACCGCCTGCAACGTCAAACCCAGGGTTTGAGCCGCCGGCTTCAGGCGATAGATAATTTGCTCGCGACCATAGGGAAGGTCATCATCCACATTGCTCACTCCTTGAAAGGCCGTTAAGTCCTTTTGCAGAGCCAGAGATGCCTCCTTGAGACCAACCACATCGCCCCCCACCAACTTGATCTCGATGGGTTTACCCGGCGGACCGGCTTGCTGCTGGGCGATGGAAAATTTTTCAATTCCCGGAGGCAGCTCTATGCGTGACCGCCAGTCGTCAATGATTTGTTGATTGGTGAAATCGCGGTCATCGGCCGATACTATCTCCACTTTGAGAGCACCAAACTCATCGCCTTTTTCGAACAGGCCAGTAAAGTCATCCACCAGACCCTGCTTGTGCATTGAGATCGCATGGACGACCAGATCTCCTCCCAGCGCGTCATCGGTTTCATAGAGTTTGATTTCGAGATAATCCAGAAATCGATTGACCTCCTCTTCGGATGTACCGATGCTGAATTGAACCCGGGCATTAACAACAGTGCTATCAATGGTGGGGAAAAAGGTAAACTTGATCCAGCCGGTAGACAACAACGAAAGACTCAAGACAAAGAGTGCAAAGGCCGTCGTAATCGTGGTGGCCCGGTGCGCAATAAAACGACGTACCCAACCACGAAAACGCTCTTCACGAAACTGATCGAAGCGACCATCGAATCGCTGCCGCCATCGGCTTGGTGCCTTTTCATTTTTCAGGCTGTGGCGCAGGTGACCCGGCAGGATCAGGAAACACTCCACCAGTGACGCAATAATGACGCAGATAACCACCGTAGGAATATCGATCAGGATATTGCCGATATTGCC
This genomic window from Aestuariirhabdus haliotis contains:
- a CDS encoding efflux RND transporter permease subunit; the protein is MSRKNEDNVPSGFLSVFASHRVASNLLMGLMILAGLWALQRLNTQFFPDFEIDLITVNVVWRGASAEDIERAITIPIERELKGVSGVDKSFAKSSSGVSTFYLEVDKDSEIGLVLDDVKQAIDSVTNLPEDSEEPVVQKITRYESVAKILVTGTDTQSELVPLVYRLERELLALGVRKVNFTGMPEEEIAIQVAPQQLHDLGLTLEEVADLVRQRSRDLPAGTAGRKEGSRMVRSLGQERSVGGFESLPLLVQENGALVRLGDVAQIERRPQDGESYITYQGKPAIQMSLMRAKRDDTLESARLMNEWLERKRLELPENIQLIVYDESWTYLKDRIDLLLKNGLGGLILVIGILFLFLNVRVAWWVTVGIPVSFLAALAVLYLNGGSVNLISLFGLIMTLGIIVDDAIVVGENTLARLQEGDTPLHASISGARRMLAPVVASSMTTIAAFLPLLMIGGNIGNILIDIPTVVICVIIASLVECFLILPGHLRHSLKNEKAPSRWRQRFDGRFDQFREERFRGWVRRFIAHRATTITTAFALFVLSLSLLSTGWIKFTFFPTIDSTVVNARVQFSIGTSEEEVNRFLDYLEIKLYETDDALGGDLVVHAISMHKQGLVDDFTGLFEKGDEFGALKVEIVSADDRDFTNQQIIDDWRSRIELPPGIEKFSIAQQQAGPPGKPIEIKLVGGDVVGLKEASLALQKDLTAFQGVSNVDDDLPYGREQIIYRLKPAAQTLGLTLQAVGRQLRSALDGQLVQVFHDANAEVEVRVVLPDADRDYLNRLRQMPFILPNGSTELLDNVVEFSSRQGIDNLNRVDGELAVLVTADVDENTGNADEIIAQMKEGTFPQLVDRFGVRIEFEGRSAEQQETIADMLSGLVLALLLIYIILAWVFSSYSWPIAVMLAIPFGITGAIFGHLIMGLDMTILSLFGVFGLTGIVINDSIVLISFYHELREKGWTITEAIVEAACKRLRAVLLTSLTTIAGLTPILFETSLQAQFLIPMATSIVFGLAFGTFLILLVIPAQLIVIESLTAKFRAHRHMQQVQKGAARDALV
- a CDS encoding alanine/glycine:cation symporter family protein, which gives rise to MNEGFSWATGWFVSLIFAPLPGTSFPWIVLWLVTGATIFTLYFGFIQFRAIKHSISLVKGDYADPQDAGEVSHFQALATALSGTVGLGNIAGVAVAVGIGGPGATFWMILAGLMGMASKFTECTLGVKYRNEYPDGTVSGGPMYYISKGFKEKGIPGGKPLAALFAVFCILGSFGGGNMFQANQAHAQISSIVGSYPGWITGVIFALIVFAVIVGGIKSIARVTEKVVPFMGVLYVTAALIIILMNIDKVGWAFEQIFVGAFTGLGIAGGLVGALIQGFKRAAFSNEAGVGSAAIAHSAVRTKEPITEGLVSLLEPFIDTVVICTMTALVIIITGQLTSDPATGLYLVGDNGHIITADGSSGVALTSAAFASALSWFPYVLAVAVVLFAFSTMISWSYYGLKAWTYLFGEGKNTELVFKLLFCVFVVIGAAANLGPVIDFSDAAIFAMAVVNIIGLYFLMSLVKDDLHSYLSRLKSGEIKRFKH
- a CDS encoding DUF4140 domain-containing protein — its product is MKKTGLPALLLMGSVVTAPLFAAAPQPQTLNEQNLHSTRMTLYPGQAWIEQSYGVDLTKGDHRIAIKPVSDQLLFETLQIRSENGQADQIQLQRQPLNNENFYRGLLGQPVLLYQNGDMQAPAHKAVLSDWQGSIGIATLENGSQRMVDLHDPNGLRVATRDEHFAERSFLPQLSARLRQAKSGDGLSLRYFSRGIGYHLQYQLHVDHKRQRISGRAVSVLTNQTNTDYPGVKLVLASGDTGAGQSRMPKRMMMAESAMADGGGSAAPEAIGELKFYPVEQPLDLPAYSEQQFTLLSFNDLKYTDHYQLDVMGMRAPGRAEHPRKMYQFTADRNLPAGELRMFDKDAKGQLQWILSGQLESRGEQQSVLLRAAEASDILIEREMVQQQRLDRNLGQVEWRLKLFNSKADAVWLHVQHRDHNLRALIVGKDAEQPTANLIRFKMPPGESELRYTVNYQQ
- the cobB gene encoding Sir2 family NAD+-dependent deacetylase; translated protein: MNTRFKSVVVLTGAGISAESGIRTFRASDGLWENHRIEDVATPEGFAANPRLVQQFYNDRREQLVSGDVHPNAAHQALAEFEARFKGDFLLVTQNVDNLHERAGSQSLLHMHGELLKARCQRSGTIREQLGPLTMEDRCDCCEEQGSLRPHIVWFNEVPLYMDRIYEALAQCDLFVAIGTSGHVYPAAGFFDEAQRHGAHTVELNLEPSKVASGFSEQRNGLASDLVPEYFSQLS